A single Defluviitalea saccharophila DNA region contains:
- a CDS encoding formate--tetrahydrofolate ligase, with the protein MKTDIEIAQAAQMKPIAEIAAELNIDADDLELYGKYKAKLSDTLWDKLKDKKDGKLVLVTAINPTPAGEGKTTTSVGLGQALCKMNKKAIVALREPSLGPCMGVKGGAAGGGYAQVVPMEDINLHFTGDIHAISAAHNLLSAMIDNHLQQGNELQIDPRQILWKRAVDMNDRALRNIIVGLGGKPHGMPREDGYMITVASEVMAILCLAEDLMDLKRRLGKIIIAYNFNGEPVTAEDLKANGAMAALLKDAIKPNLVQTLENTPVLMHGGPFANIAHGCNSIRATKMALKLADIVVTEAGFGADLGAEKFFDIKCRFAGLKPDAVVLVATIRALKYNGGIPKNELGTENLEALKKGFDNLKKHIENIKQYQVPIVVTLNEFVTDTDAEIAYVKEQCESMDCAFAISKVWEKGGQGGFELAQKVIETLETKSSRFEVLYDNNRTIVEKIETIARKIYGAKGVVFTSKAKKDMEKIAQMNLDKMPICIAKNQYSLSDDPSLLGRPTDFEITVRELRVSAGAGFIVALTGDVMIMPGLPKYPAAMNIDVNEKGQITGLF; encoded by the coding sequence TAAATTATCTGACACCTTATGGGACAAGCTAAAGGATAAAAAAGATGGAAAACTTGTTTTAGTAACAGCAATAAACCCCACTCCTGCCGGAGAAGGCAAAACGACTACCTCAGTAGGTCTGGGACAAGCCCTATGTAAAATGAACAAAAAGGCAATTGTTGCTTTGAGAGAACCATCTTTAGGGCCTTGTATGGGTGTAAAAGGTGGAGCAGCAGGAGGCGGATATGCTCAAGTTGTTCCTATGGAAGACATCAATCTTCATTTTACAGGAGATATCCATGCTATTTCTGCAGCCCATAATTTGCTTTCCGCAATGATCGACAATCATCTTCAGCAAGGCAATGAACTTCAAATTGATCCAAGGCAGATTCTTTGGAAAAGAGCAGTAGACATGAATGACCGTGCATTAAGAAATATAATCGTTGGCTTAGGCGGAAAGCCTCATGGCATGCCTAGGGAAGATGGTTATATGATTACTGTTGCATCGGAAGTCATGGCGATCCTGTGTCTTGCGGAAGATTTAATGGATTTAAAGAGAAGATTAGGAAAAATAATAATAGCATACAATTTTAACGGAGAACCGGTTACTGCTGAAGATCTAAAAGCCAACGGAGCTATGGCGGCTTTATTAAAGGATGCTATTAAACCTAATTTGGTTCAAACCTTAGAAAATACTCCTGTTTTAATGCATGGAGGACCGTTTGCAAATATTGCTCATGGCTGCAACAGTATTAGAGCCACAAAGATGGCGCTTAAGCTTGCTGATATTGTAGTGACAGAAGCAGGGTTCGGTGCAGATTTAGGGGCAGAGAAGTTTTTTGATATCAAATGCCGTTTTGCTGGATTAAAGCCCGATGCAGTCGTTTTAGTCGCTACTATTCGTGCCTTAAAATATAATGGAGGCATACCAAAAAATGAGCTGGGTACTGAAAATTTAGAAGCCCTCAAAAAAGGTTTTGATAATCTTAAAAAACATATAGAAAATATCAAGCAGTATCAAGTGCCGATTGTGGTTACACTAAACGAGTTTGTGACTGATACTGACGCTGAAATTGCCTATGTTAAAGAACAATGCGAAAGTATGGATTGTGCTTTTGCTATTTCTAAAGTATGGGAAAAAGGAGGACAGGGCGGTTTTGAACTGGCTCAAAAGGTAATTGAAACTTTAGAGACAAAGTCTTCCAGATTTGAAGTATTGTATGACAACAACAGAACGATTGTAGAAAAAATTGAAACTATAGCCCGAAAGATTTATGGTGCCAAAGGGGTTGTGTTTACTTCCAAGGCTAAAAAAGACATGGAAAAAATAGCTCAAATGAATTTGGATAAAATGCCCATATGTATTGCGAAAAATCAGTATTCCTTATCTGACGACCCAAGCTTACTGGGAAGACCAACTGACTTTGAAATTACGGTAAGGGAGTTAAGAGTTTCAGCCGGTGCAGGCTTTATTGTAGCCTTAACGGGAGATGTAATGATTATGCCGGGATTGCCTAAATATCCTGCGGCAATGAATATTGATGTTAATGAAAAAGGACAAATTACTGGATTGTTCTAG
- the folD gene encoding bifunctional methylenetetrahydrofolate dehydrogenase/methenyltetrahydrofolate cyclohydrolase FolD, producing the protein MSAIIIDGKKISQDIKDELKKEVEELNQKNIFPGLAVVLVGNDPASKVYVNNKKKACEYIGIKSFSYELPEETTEEELLNLIDVLNKTKEVNGILVQLPLPKHIDENKVLLSIDPIKDVDCFHPYNVGLVSIGKTDGFLPCTPAGIVELIKRTNIEIEGKNCVVVGRSNIVGKPVSQLLLGNNGTVTTCHSRTKNLSKVCQEADILVAAIGKAQFIKEDMVKEGSVLIDVGVNRLEDGKLCGDIDFEGCKDKASAITPVPGGVGPMTIAMLMKNCVKAAVMQN; encoded by the coding sequence ATGAGTGCCATTATAATTGATGGGAAAAAAATATCACAGGATATTAAGGATGAATTAAAAAAAGAAGTGGAAGAACTCAATCAAAAGAATATATTCCCAGGATTAGCTGTTGTATTAGTTGGAAACGATCCGGCATCCAAAGTATATGTTAATAATAAGAAAAAAGCATGTGAATATATAGGCATTAAATCTTTTTCCTACGAATTGCCGGAAGAGACTACAGAAGAAGAATTATTAAATCTTATAGACGTTTTAAATAAAACAAAAGAAGTCAACGGTATATTGGTTCAGCTGCCTTTGCCAAAACACATAGATGAAAATAAAGTACTTCTTTCAATTGATCCAATAAAAGATGTGGATTGCTTTCATCCATACAATGTGGGTTTGGTTTCAATCGGGAAAACGGATGGATTTCTTCCCTGTACACCGGCAGGAATTGTAGAGTTGATAAAAAGAACGAATATAGAAATAGAAGGTAAAAACTGTGTTGTTGTAGGAAGAAGCAATATTGTAGGGAAACCGGTATCTCAACTTTTATTAGGTAATAATGGGACTGTGACAACATGCCATTCTCGTACAAAGAATTTGTCCAAAGTATGCCAGGAAGCAGACATATTGGTTGCAGCTATAGGAAAAGCTCAGTTTATTAAAGAGGATATGGTAAAAGAAGGCTCGGTACTTATTGACGTAGGAGTGAATCGTTTAGAAGATGGTAAATTGTGTGGAGATATCGATTTTGAAGGATGTAAAGATAAAGCTTCAGCGATTACTCCTGTGCCGGGAGGCGTAGGTCCTATGACTATTGCAATGTTGATGAAAAATTGTGTAAAGGCTGCAGTGATGCAGAACTAG
- the rimO gene encoding 30S ribosomal protein S12 methylthiotransferase RimO — protein MRIAFVSLGCDKNLVDSEVMLGLLQKSGFALISDESQAEVIVVNTCCFIQDAKEESIENILEMAQYKKTGNCKALIVTGCMAERYKDEILAEIPEVDGVVGTTGYESIVEVVEEILKGKKIQKFSDINTTIREDYQRVLSTAGYFAYLKIAEGCDNKCTYCIIPQLRGKYRSRSIESLISEAKTLVSQGVRELILVAQDTTRYGIDLYGEKRLPQLLRELCKIEELKWIRLLYCYPEEITDELIDVIAEEEKVCSYLDMPIQHANTAILKRMGRRSTKEELIHLINKLRNRIPDVCLRTTLIVGFPGETDEEYEDLVQFVTDMKFDRLGVFTYSKEEGTAAAKLKGQIPKKIKELRKDKIMKLQQAICEEKSAQFVGKTLEVIIDGKLLEENEYCGRTYRDAPEIDGMVFVHTDEELLSGDFIKASITSANEYDLVGRIVDESGE, from the coding sequence ATTAGAATAGCGTTTGTTTCATTAGGATGTGACAAGAATTTAGTAGATAGCGAAGTAATGTTAGGTTTACTTCAAAAATCGGGATTTGCACTGATATCTGACGAAAGTCAGGCGGAAGTTATAGTCGTAAATACTTGTTGTTTTATACAAGATGCAAAAGAGGAAAGTATTGAAAATATACTAGAAATGGCTCAGTATAAGAAGACTGGCAATTGCAAAGCCCTCATTGTAACAGGATGTATGGCAGAACGATATAAGGATGAAATTTTAGCTGAAATTCCTGAGGTAGACGGAGTCGTTGGAACTACGGGATATGAAAGTATTGTTGAGGTCGTTGAAGAAATCTTGAAGGGTAAAAAGATTCAAAAGTTCTCCGACATTAATACAACAATAAGAGAAGATTATCAAAGAGTGTTAAGTACTGCAGGATATTTTGCTTACTTAAAGATCGCAGAAGGCTGTGACAATAAATGTACTTACTGTATTATTCCACAGCTTAGGGGTAAGTATAGAAGTCGTTCTATTGAAAGCCTCATTAGTGAAGCGAAAACTTTAGTCAGCCAGGGAGTAAGAGAATTAATTCTGGTTGCTCAGGATACAACAAGATATGGAATTGATTTATATGGAGAAAAAAGACTCCCACAGTTACTAAGGGAGTTATGCAAAATTGAGGAATTGAAGTGGATTCGCTTATTGTACTGTTATCCGGAAGAGATCACAGATGAACTCATAGATGTTATAGCAGAGGAAGAAAAGGTATGCAGCTATTTGGATATGCCTATACAGCATGCAAACACTGCAATTCTGAAACGGATGGGAAGAAGAAGCACTAAGGAAGAGCTTATTCATCTTATAAACAAATTGAGAAATAGGATTCCTGATGTTTGCTTAAGAACAACTCTAATTGTAGGCTTCCCTGGGGAAACCGATGAAGAATATGAGGACTTAGTACAATTTGTTACCGATATGAAATTCGATAGACTGGGTGTATTTACATATTCTAAAGAAGAAGGTACTGCTGCTGCAAAATTGAAGGGACAGATTCCAAAGAAAATAAAAGAACTTCGAAAAGATAAGATTATGAAACTTCAACAGGCTATTTGTGAAGAAAAATCTGCTCAATTCGTGGGAAAGACTTTGGAAGTAATCATAGACGGAAAGCTTCTGGAAGAAAATGAGTACTGCGGACGAACCTATCGAGATGCACCTGAAATTGATGGGATGGTATTTGTTCATACCGATGAAGAACTTTTATCTGGAGATTTTATTAAAGCTTCTATAACATCTGCAAATGAATATGATTTGGTAGGGAGGATTGTAGATGAATCTGGCGAATAA